A portion of the Ammospiza nelsoni isolate bAmmNel1 chromosome 35, bAmmNel1.pri, whole genome shotgun sequence genome contains these proteins:
- the PLP2 gene encoding proteolipid protein 2 — MESSGAQSCPATCLAFSRTRKGLVLIGEIVLCALTLVCFGASRTGYVGLAVVELVFAALVLLAWSCRLPQRMQLLHWGWSDFTRCVIGAVLFLIISLIVIISHHNGAGIAGGVFGLLAGILLGYDAYITFPLRQGHTAAPTESPEGA, encoded by the exons ATGGAGTCCAGcggggcccagagctgccccgCCACCTGCCTCGCCTTCAGCCGCACCCGCAAGGGGCTGGTGCTCATCGGCGAGATC gtgCTGTGCGCGCTGACCCTGGTGTGTTTCGGGGCGTCCCGCACGGGCTATGTGGGGTTGGCAGTGGTGGAGTTGGTGTTCGCTGcgctggtgctgctggcctggAGCTGCCGCCTGCCGCAGCGcatgcagctgctgcactggggctggagc GATTTCACACGCTGTGTCATCGGGGCCGTGCTCTTCCTCATCATCTCCCTCATCGTCATCATCAGCCACCACAACGGGGCCGGCATTGCGGGAGGG GTGTTTGGGCTCCTGGCCGGGATCCTGCTGGGATACGACGCCTACATCACCTTCCCCCTACGGCAGGGCCACACGGCCGCCCCTACTG AGTCCCCAGAGGGTGCCTGA
- the MAGIX gene encoding PDZ domain-containing protein MAGIX, with amino-acid sequence MDWAGHRPRPRSRWSCRGARAGSGSASGEAPPGFFVRGLREGGPAQRCGCIQVSDELLAINGAPTAGMSHAQALARIRGGGSRLRLLLRRPHGSPPAPPARGVLRLCVGSSPRGEPCFCLVGGAAPPKPPRTRKVTAQRRSPPPAPHFLVLWGHSGAPRFGGGALRAMQCPPSHAFRGSHGGVVPLPISGVLNKGGDPPGGSRFPQGPPRSFPSRIRRAGRCPHPLSHPKTESGAGKRPWGPPNRAGDPRRRTALPRTLCIPPDPPQGPPKAFPGLPKLLRDPQHPPNAETPPRPCPSKPRPSGSPSRHPAPSPAYRHAQGVPRSKPRPHGPSPRDPDPIIAGGAALQAPPPGTPTRGFPRPARSRDGARRPPRPRPRSSLHVHP; translated from the exons ATGgactgggctgggcacag GCCTCGCCCCCGTTCGCGGTGGAGCTGCCGCGGGGCCCGGGCGGGTTCGGGTTCAGCCTCCGGGGAGGCCCCGCCGGGGTTTTTTGTGCGGGGGCTGCGTGAGGGGGGCCCGGCCCAGCGCTGCGGCTGCATCCAG GTCAGTGACGAGCTGCTGGCCATCAACGGGGCCCCCACGGCCGGCATGAGCCACGCGCAGGCGCTGGCCCGGATCCGGGGGGGGGGCAGCCGCCTGCGCCTGCTGCTGCGCCGCCCCCACG GgtcgcccccagccccgccggcGCGGGGGGTGCTGCGGCTGTGCGTGGGCAGCTCCCCGCGGGGGGAGCCCTGCTTCTGCCTCGTGGGGGGGGCTGCACCCCCTAAACCCCCCCGCACACGGAAGGTGACGGCGCAGCGACGTTCGCCCCCGCCCGCACCCCATTTTTTGGTGCTTTGGGGTCATTCTGGTGCCCCTCGATTTGGCGGGGGCGCCCTTCGAGCTATGCAATGCCCCCCCTCCCACGCGTTCCGGGGGTCGCACGGAGGTGTTGTCCCCCTCCCCATTTCGGGGGTGCTCAATAAAGGTGGGGACCCCCCTGGTGGCTCCCGTTTCCCACAAGGACCCCCCCGTTCGTTCCCTTCCCGCATCCGGCGGGCGGGGCGCTGCCCACATCCGCTGAGTCACCCCAAAACCGAGAGCGGCGCCGGGAAACGGCCCTGGGGACCCCCAAACCGCGCTGGGGACCCCAGAAGGCGCACAGCCCTCCCCAGGACCCTCTGCATCCCCCCAGAccctccccagggacccccaaaggCTTTTCCAGGTCTCCCAAAGCTCCTCAGAGACCCCCAACACCCCCCCAATGCCGAGACCCCTCCCCGGCCCTGCCCCTCCAAGCCCCGCCCCTCGGGATCCCCTTCCCGCCACCCCGCGCCAAGCCCCGCCTACCGCCACGCGCAGGGGGTTCCCCGCTCTAAGCCCCGCCCCCATGGCCCCTCCCCCCGGGACCCCGACCCAATCATCGCAGGCGGTGCCGCGCTCCAGGCCCcgccccccgggacccccacCCGGGGGttcccccgccccgcccggtcACGTGACGGCGCGCGTCGACCCCCAAGGCCCCGCCCCCGGAGCTCCCTCCACGTTCATCCCTAA